Proteins from one bacterium genomic window:
- a CDS encoding CCA tRNA nucleotidyltransferase: protein MTRASVGERILRHPLAALVAGRAGRSGHPACHAVGGIVRDAVLSVDTIDLDITVASQGGALASSLAEESTGTCIALGGDRFSSYRVVAGDFQVDVWDRAGGGLVADLERRDLTINSIAWGFEDGKLHDPFAGLSDLAERMLRATKGDCFERDPLRVLRLARFHTFLDGFKIDSTTANAARDAAVRLERTAVERVRDELHRTLAADSTHLALGSLSELGALAVLVPETADPSASASLLESAGRLDQYLTLLAAELSEREWRREDRRVAAISLLLAHQSDGLSITATTGLERRGLTTRKTLRAAIRLLADQLPKNEDDRRLFILGHGPHWPLALAVHVAMTPEIGVSAARQLAIELQVTAREHPSLVRGAVPLLDGHAAARILGVAPGPAVGEALRGLVRAQALGLVTTRDEAEDFLRKQKPIATTLRPPSGAD, encoded by the coding sequence TTGACCAGAGCCTCCGTAGGTGAACGAATTCTGCGCCATCCTCTAGCGGCGCTTGTTGCCGGCCGAGCTGGCCGCTCCGGCCATCCGGCCTGCCATGCCGTCGGCGGCATCGTTCGAGACGCGGTCCTGTCCGTCGATACGATCGACCTGGATATCACGGTCGCGAGCCAAGGAGGTGCCCTGGCCAGCTCGCTCGCGGAGGAGAGCACCGGCACCTGCATCGCCCTCGGGGGTGATCGGTTCTCTTCCTACCGCGTGGTCGCAGGAGACTTCCAAGTCGACGTCTGGGACCGCGCGGGCGGAGGCTTGGTTGCCGACCTCGAACGCCGGGACCTGACCATCAACTCCATCGCTTGGGGCTTCGAGGACGGGAAGCTGCACGACCCGTTCGCCGGCCTCTCGGATCTTGCCGAACGGATGCTACGAGCCACGAAGGGCGATTGCTTCGAGCGCGACCCGTTGCGGGTGCTTCGCCTGGCTCGCTTTCACACGTTTCTCGACGGCTTCAAAATCGACTCGACCACCGCGAATGCGGCGCGAGACGCCGCGGTGCGGCTCGAGCGAACCGCCGTCGAACGAGTTCGAGACGAATTGCACAGGACCCTTGCGGCGGACTCGACACACCTGGCCTTGGGATCGTTGAGCGAGCTGGGAGCGCTCGCGGTTCTGGTGCCGGAGACCGCCGATCCGAGCGCTTCCGCCAGTCTCCTCGAGAGCGCCGGCCGACTGGATCAATACCTCACGTTGCTCGCGGCCGAGCTCTCCGAGAGGGAGTGGAGACGGGAAGACCGACGAGTGGCGGCGATCTCGCTGCTACTGGCCCACCAGAGCGACGGACTGTCGATCACCGCGACCACCGGCCTCGAGAGGCGAGGCCTGACGACCCGAAAGACCCTCCGAGCGGCAATCCGGCTCCTGGCCGACCAGCTACCGAAAAACGAAGACGACCGTCGCCTCTTCATTCTTGGACACGGACCCCACTGGCCGCTGGCCCTCGCGGTCCACGTCGCCATGACGCCCGAGATCGGGGTCTCGGCCGCCAGGCAGCTGGCCATCGAGCTCCAGGTTACCGCGCGTGAGCACCCTTCCCTGGTGCGCGGCGCGGTCCCCCTGCTCGACGGCCACGCGGCCGCGCGCATCTTGGGAGTCGCGCCGGGCCCGGCGGTCGGCGAGGCACTTCGCGGTCTGGTACGTGCCCAGGCCCTCGGCCTGGTCACCACCCGTGACGAGGCCGAGGAC